A genomic stretch from Aedes albopictus strain Foshan chromosome 2, AalbF5, whole genome shotgun sequence includes:
- the LOC109411282 gene encoding hepatocyte growth factor-regulated tyrosine kinase substrate isoform X2: MGDTMNILKSEGHKFPELKEADAMFTSENAPEWADGDVCHRCRVTFSFTQRKHHCRNCGQVFCQQCSAKTSTLPKFGIEREVRVCDGCYPQLHRQTPTLTKKATEEEDLPAEYLSSSLAQQAQAPARKTDEELREEEELQLALALSQSEAETKKATQTRKTFHKSPSPEPVKVQRSPSPVEETPADPELQRYLNRNYWEQRQTADSPASPSAPSPMPSPMPVQATLLVPKMGAEDAEIDDFARSMKTQVEIFVNRMKSNSSRGRSFSTDSSVQTLFMNMTSLHARLLTFLKDMDDKRMWYEQLQDKLTQIKDSRAALDVLRQEHQEKLRRIAEEQERQKQLQMAQKLEIMRKKKQEYLQYQRQLALQRIQEQEREMALRQEQQKAQYRMGTAFPFMSPPSQGQPQGSPAHVGVANYPGYGYQQMPAGPYGPSGNPPGMPPQMGQQLFSPQHGPQSLPGNGQFMGPNMPQGPDANGTHSQQPPPNQQPPQQQQQQQGPLPMGPPPGMNMIPGQVPPPGVGQMPPAGVPPMGMAPPQQPPQGMPMNPAGTLPPGAHMSQQLPPVVAPGPEIPQQQQQQQPPAPQPPAGVPVTMAPATTAPVAAGPPPTSNPAAPSAPEPATAELISFD, encoded by the coding sequence GACACGATGAACATTTTGAAGAGCGAAGGGCACAAGTTCCCCGAGTTGAAGGAAGCGGACGCCATGTTTACGTCGGAGAACGCACCGGAATGGGCGGACGGTGATGTTTGCCACCGCTGTCGGGTGACGTTTTCGTTCACCCAACGCAAGCATCATTGTCGCAACTGTGGCCAGGTATTCTGCCAGCAGTGCTCGGCGAAGACCAGCACTCTGCCCAAGTTTGGAATTGAACGGGAGGTTCGGGTGTGCGATGGGTGCTACCCTCAGCTGCATAGGCAGACGCCGACCCTGACGAAGAAAGCTACGGAGGAGGAAGATTTGCCGGCGGAATACTTGAGCAGCTCTTTGGCTCAACAGGCGCAGGCGCCTGCCCGTAAAACAGACGAGGAGTTGAGAGAGGAGGAAGAACTTCAGCTTGCTTTGGCCCTTAGTCAATCCGAAGCGGAAACGAAAAAAGCGACCCAAACTCGTAAGACGTTCCACAAGTCACCGAGTCCCGAACCGGTTAAGGTTCAGCGCAGTCCAAGCCCGGTTGAGGAAACCCCGGCTGATCCGGAACTGCAACGCTACTTGAACAGGAATTATTGGGAACAGCGTCAAACTGCGGATTCACCTGCTTCGCCGTCTGCCCCAAGCCCCATGCCCAGTCCAATGCCTGTCCAGGCGACTCTACTGGTGCCAAAAATGGGAGCAGAAGATGCCGAAATTGACGACTTCGCTAGATCGATGAAGACTCAGGTGGAAATCTTCGTTAACCGGATGAAGTCGAATTCAAGTCGTGGACGCAGCTTTTCAACGGATAGCTCTGTACAAACGCTGTTCATGAATATGACTTCATTGCATGCCCGACTCTTGACGTTTCTTAAGGACATGGATGACAAACGCATGTGGTACGAACAATTGCAGGACAAACTGACTCAGATCAAGGACTCTCGTGCCGCCTTGGATGTTCTTCGCCAGGAACACCAGGAAAAGCTTCGCCGGATTGCCGAAGAACAAGAACGACAAAAGCAACTGCAGATGGCACAGAAGCTTGAAATCATGCGCAAAAAGAAGCAGGAGTACCTACAATATCAACGCCAGCTAGCATTGCAGCGGATCCAGGAGCAGGAACGAGAAATGGCATTAAGACAAGAGCAGCAGAAAGCTCAATATCGCATGGGCACAGCTTTCCCCTTCATGTCCCCTCCGTCTCAAGGACAACCGCAAGGTTCACCGGCTCACGTCGGAGTTGCCAACTACCCCGGATATGGTTATCAGCAAATGCCGGCGGGTCCCTATGGTCCTTCCGGAAATCCACCCGGAATGCCTCCTCAGATGGGACAGCAGTTATTCTCTCCGCAGCACGGTCCGCAATCATTGCCCGGAAATGGTCAATTTATGGGACCTAATATGCCGCAAGGCCCGGATGCCAACGGCACTCATTCCCAGCAGCCACCACCTAATCAACAACCCcctcaacagcagcaacaacaacaaggcCCTCTTCCAATGGGTCCACCCCCAGGCATGAACATGATCCCAGGCCAAGTGCCTCCGCCCGGAGTAGGTCAGATGCCTCCAGCCGGTGTGCCACCTATGGGGATGGCTCCTCCACAGCAACCACCACAAGGAATGCCTATGAACCCAGCGGGAACATTGCCTCCCGGAGCTCATATGTCGCAACAGCTACCCCCGGTAGTTGCCCCTGGGCCAGAGATtccacagcaacagcagcagcaacaaccgcCTGCACCACAACCGCCAGCCGGAGTACCAGTTACAATGGCACCGGCTACTACAGCTCCTGTCGCCGCAGGTCCACCTCCGACATCGAATCCGGCGGCACCATCAGCGCCCGAACCGGCCACGGCCGAATTGATAAGCTTTGATTAA